Proteins encoded together in one Mycobacterium sp. MS1601 window:
- a CDS encoding phage holin family protein, which translates to MSNGDRKNGVPATVTSIPLIDPNAVPADPSIGDLVKDATTQVSTLVRAEVELARAEITRDVKKGLTGSVFFVLALLVLFYSTFFFFFFLAELLDTWLYSWAAYLIVFGIMVVTAALFALLGYRKVRKIRGPQQTIETVKETKAAFIPGDKTPSAPAVKAPATTDPSGW; encoded by the coding sequence GTGAGCAATGGTGACCGCAAGAATGGTGTGCCCGCGACCGTGACGTCGATTCCGCTGATCGACCCCAACGCAGTCCCCGCGGACCCGTCGATCGGCGACCTGGTCAAAGACGCCACCACCCAGGTCTCCACGCTGGTGCGCGCCGAGGTGGAACTGGCCCGCGCCGAGATCACCCGGGATGTGAAGAAGGGCCTCACCGGCAGCGTCTTCTTCGTCCTGGCGCTGCTGGTGTTGTTCTACTCCACCTTCTTTTTCTTCTTCTTCCTGGCCGAGCTTCTGGACACCTGGTTGTACAGCTGGGCGGCGTACCTGATCGTGTTCGGCATCATGGTGGTCACGGCCGCACTGTTCGCGCTGCTCGGGTACCGCAAAGTGCGCAAGATCCGTGGCCCGCAGCAGACCATCGAGACGGTCAAGGAAACCAAGGCGGCGTTCATCCCCGGTGACAAGACACCGAGCGCACCGGCGGTCAAGGCTCCGGCGACCACCGACCCCTCGGGCTGGTAG
- a CDS encoding S1 family peptidase: protein MATLSIVTAGPAVAAPVTLGGGSGIVINGESYCTLTAIGTDNRGDLVGFTSAHCGGPGAQVAAEGAENAGPVGVMVAGNDALDYAVIRFDRSKVIPTNNVNGFVIDGLGPDPAFGQVVCKLGRTTGTSCGVTWGPGEDPGTVLNQVCGAPGDSGAPVTANNKLVGMIHGAFSNDLPSCVIKFIPLHTPAVTMSFPTQLADITAKARPGSGFRPV from the coding sequence TTGGCTACGTTGTCCATCGTCACCGCAGGCCCAGCGGTCGCCGCTCCCGTCACCCTCGGTGGTGGGTCCGGGATCGTCATCAACGGGGAGTCGTACTGCACGCTGACTGCCATCGGAACCGACAACCGCGGTGATCTGGTGGGGTTCACCTCGGCGCACTGCGGCGGACCCGGAGCGCAGGTCGCAGCTGAAGGCGCGGAGAACGCAGGCCCGGTGGGCGTGATGGTGGCAGGAAACGACGCTCTTGACTACGCCGTCATCCGTTTCGATCGCAGCAAGGTGATCCCGACCAACAACGTCAACGGATTCGTCATCGACGGACTGGGGCCCGACCCCGCGTTCGGTCAGGTGGTCTGCAAGCTCGGCCGCACCACCGGCACATCCTGCGGCGTGACGTGGGGCCCCGGTGAAGACCCCGGCACCGTTTTGAACCAGGTGTGCGGCGCCCCGGGTGACTCGGGTGCGCCGGTGACCGCGAACAACAAACTGGTCGGGATGATCCACGGGGCGTTCAGCAATGACCTACCCAGCTGTGTCATCAAGTTCATCCCGCTGCACACGCCCGCGGTCACCATGTCGTTTCCCACGCAGCTGGCCGACATCACGGCGAAAGCCCGACCGGGGTCGGGCTTTCGGCCGGTGTGA
- a CDS encoding alpha/beta fold hydrolase, whose product MPPPDPSVVRINGPWRHFDVHANGIRFHVVEAEAADPDAPLVVLLHGFGSFWWSWRHQLRGLTGARVVAVDLRGYGGSDKPPRGYDGWTLAGDTGGLIRALGHTSATLVGHADGGLVCWATSVLHPRLVRSIALVSSPHPAALRRAALTRRDQGRALLPSLLSYQLPRWPEHVLTRRGADDLEALVRSRASGKWLASEDFSETVIHLRRAIQIPGAAHCALEYQRWAVRSQLRGEGRRFMKQMKRELGIPLLHMRGDADPYVLADPVDRTQRYAPHGRFVSLSGAGHFGHEEAPDEVNDHLMRFLALK is encoded by the coding sequence ATGCCGCCCCCGGATCCGTCCGTCGTCCGCATCAACGGACCGTGGCGTCACTTCGACGTCCACGCGAACGGCATCCGGTTTCATGTCGTCGAGGCTGAGGCCGCCGATCCAGACGCGCCACTGGTTGTGCTCCTGCACGGATTCGGCTCGTTCTGGTGGTCGTGGCGCCATCAGCTGCGCGGGCTCACCGGAGCCCGGGTGGTGGCGGTGGATCTGCGCGGCTACGGCGGCAGCGACAAACCTCCACGGGGATACGACGGGTGGACACTGGCCGGAGACACCGGCGGTCTGATCCGCGCTCTGGGGCACACCTCGGCCACGCTGGTGGGCCATGCCGACGGCGGCCTGGTGTGCTGGGCCACCTCTGTGCTGCATCCGAGGCTGGTGCGGTCCATCGCACTGGTCAGTTCACCGCATCCGGCTGCCCTGCGCCGGGCTGCACTGACCCGCCGTGACCAGGGCCGCGCACTTCTGCCCTCACTACTGTCCTATCAATTGCCCCGCTGGCCCGAGCACGTGCTGACCCGACGCGGCGCCGACGATCTCGAGGCCCTGGTGCGCAGCCGCGCCTCCGGCAAGTGGCTGGCGTCGGAAGACTTCTCCGAGACCGTGATCCATCTGCGCCGGGCGATCCAGATTCCCGGTGCGGCACATTGCGCGCTGGAGTACCAGCGCTGGGCGGTGCGCAGCCAGCTGCGCGGTGAGGGCAGGCGATTCATGAAGCAGATGAAGCGCGAGCTCGGGATCCCGCTGCTGCACATGCGCGGGGACGCCGACCCGTACGTGCTGGCCGACCCGGTGGACCGCACGCAGCGCTACGCACCGCACGGACGTTTCGTATCGCTTTCCGGCGCAGGCCATTTCGGCCACGAAGAGGCTCCGGACGAAGTCAACGACCACCTGATGCGGTTTCTGGCGCTCAAGTGA